In Streptomyces sp. NBC_01408, one DNA window encodes the following:
- a CDS encoding TIGR03084 family metal-binding protein, translated as MPDPSAVDAVHAVASDAAAVFVDLREEGRELDLLVGELPEGDWVRPTPAAGWSIGHQIAHLHWTDRAALLSLTDATGFGRMVEEALKAPDSFVDEGAGEGAALPPAELLARWRTGRAALDEALAAASPDTRFPWYGPPMKAASMASARLMETWAHGQDVADALSVRRAPTARLRHVARIGVRARDYAYAVRGLPAPAGEFRVELAAPGGAGVWAYGPPDAPQRIAGPALDFCLLVTQRAHRADLALTATGPDADAWLDIAQAFAGPAGPGRAPEAAR; from the coding sequence GTGCCCGATCCGTCCGCCGTCGATGCCGTCCATGCCGTTGCTTCCGACGCCGCCGCCGTCTTCGTCGATCTGCGTGAGGAGGGGCGGGAACTCGACCTGCTGGTCGGGGAGTTGCCCGAGGGCGACTGGGTCCGGCCCACCCCCGCGGCGGGCTGGAGCATCGGGCACCAGATCGCCCACCTGCACTGGACCGACCGGGCCGCGCTGCTCTCCCTGACCGACGCCACCGGCTTCGGCCGCATGGTCGAGGAGGCCCTGAAAGCCCCCGACTCCTTCGTCGACGAGGGCGCCGGGGAAGGCGCGGCGCTGCCGCCCGCCGAACTGCTGGCCCGCTGGCGGACCGGGCGCGCCGCCCTCGACGAGGCCCTGGCCGCAGCCTCGCCCGACACCCGGTTCCCCTGGTACGGGCCCCCGATGAAGGCCGCCTCGATGGCCAGCGCCCGGCTGATGGAGACCTGGGCGCACGGCCAGGACGTCGCCGACGCGCTCAGCGTACGCCGAGCCCCGACCGCCCGGCTGCGCCACGTGGCGCGGATCGGCGTACGGGCCCGCGACTACGCCTATGCCGTACGCGGACTGCCCGCGCCCGCCGGGGAGTTCCGGGTCGAGCTGGCGGCCCCGGGCGGCGCCGGGGTGTGGGCGTACGGCCCGCCGGACGCCCCGCAGCGGATCGCCGGCCCGGCGCTCGACTTCTGCCTCCTGGTGACCCAGCGCGCCCACCGGGCCGATCTCGCGCTGACCGCGACCGGCCCCGACGCGGACGCCTGGCTGGACATCGCGCAGGCCTTCGCCGGCCCGGCGGGTCCCGGACGGGCACCGGAGGCCGCCCGATGA